From Amycolatopsis sp. YIM 10, the proteins below share one genomic window:
- a CDS encoding SgcJ/EcaC family oxidoreductase has translation MTIEEIISGMQRAWNAGDGAGWGAHFAEDADFVDAVGRIQRGREVIGSEHQKIFDTIYQGSVLEIRLVDSRPLGDGLLLVHTDSTLQVPAGPRKGTVDGVQTKLIRDGLIHAFHNTVRGDLATFTKHDPALASRSPLDWKS, from the coding sequence ATGACCATCGAAGAGATCATCTCCGGAATGCAGCGGGCCTGGAACGCGGGTGACGGCGCCGGCTGGGGCGCGCACTTCGCCGAGGACGCCGACTTCGTCGACGCGGTGGGCCGGATCCAGCGGGGCCGGGAGGTGATCGGGAGCGAGCACCAGAAGATCTTCGACACCATCTACCAGGGCAGCGTGCTCGAGATCCGGCTGGTCGACAGCCGCCCGCTCGGTGACGGCCTGCTGCTCGTGCACACCGACTCGACCCTTCAGGTCCCGGCGGGGCCACGGAAGGGCACCGTGGACGGCGTCCAGACCAAGCTGATCCGCGACGGCCTGATCCACGCCTTCCACAACACCGTGCGCGGCGACCTGGCCACCTTCACCAAGCACGACCCGGCGCTGGCCAGCCGCTCCCCGCTGGACTGGAAGTCCTGA
- a CDS encoding TetR/AcrR family transcriptional regulator has translation MAADLPGIVRLRDRREALTLRTILTAARGLFAERGYARTPIRLIAQEAGVAPQTIYAHFGSKAGVLGGLVDLLDDEAGLPDLVASAEDLTDPADLLGLLAKASRQVRERCGDIVAILSSGAAVDPDIAATEAEGARRNRLGVEMVIERIRSAGHRIEPRAVDIAVALMSAGVHDSLVGAAGWSPDDYEDWLRKTLVSAVLN, from the coding sequence ATGGCAGCGGACCTGCCGGGCATCGTCCGGCTACGGGATCGACGGGAAGCGCTGACCCTGCGCACGATCCTCACCGCCGCGCGCGGCCTGTTCGCCGAACGCGGCTACGCGCGCACCCCGATCCGGCTGATCGCGCAGGAGGCCGGGGTCGCGCCGCAGACGATCTACGCGCACTTCGGCTCGAAGGCGGGGGTGCTCGGCGGCCTCGTCGATTTACTCGACGACGAGGCCGGGCTGCCCGACCTGGTGGCTTCGGCCGAGGACCTGACCGATCCGGCGGACCTGCTCGGCCTGCTGGCGAAGGCCAGTCGTCAGGTCAGGGAACGCTGCGGCGACATCGTGGCCATTCTCAGCTCGGGCGCCGCCGTCGACCCGGACATCGCGGCCACCGAGGCCGAGGGCGCCCGCCGCAACCGGCTGGGCGTGGAGATGGTGATCGAGCGCATCCGCTCGGCGGGGCACCGCATCGAGCCGCGGGCCGTCGACATCGCGGTCGCCCTGATGAGCGCGGGGGTGCACGACAGCTTGGTCGGCGCGGCGGGCTGGTCGCCCGACGACTACGAGGACTGGCTGCGGAAAACCCTGGTCAGCGCGGTGCTGAACTGA